A genomic region of Trifolium pratense cultivar HEN17-A07 linkage group LG3, ARS_RC_1.1, whole genome shotgun sequence contains the following coding sequences:
- the LOC123918650 gene encoding extensin-2-like isoform X1, which produces MGTKIGARPLPRLLYAIAFCIIAIKTLAIADDNPYYHEGKQPYYNYPQPTTPPSYYYKPPPYNNYQSPPPYAYKFPPYNYQSPPPYKFPPYNYQSPPPYEYKFPPYNYYKSPPPSPPPPYVYKPPPYVYKPPPYHYNSPPPYVYKSPPPPPYVYKSPPPPPYVYKSPPPPPYVYPSPPPPSPPPPYVYKSPPPPPYVYKSPPPPPYVYPSPPPPSPPPPYVYKSPPPPPYVYKSPPPPPYVYPSPPPPSPPPPYVYKSPPPPPYVYKSPPPPPYVYPSPPPPSPPPPYIYKSPPPPPYVYNSPPPPPYVYNSPPPPPYVYKSPPPPPYVYKSPPPPPYVYKSPPPPPYVYKSPPYVYKPPTPPPYVYKSPPYVYKPPTPPPYVYESPPYVYKPPTPPPYVYKSPPYVYKPPTPPPYVYKSPPYVYKPPTPPPYVYESPPYVYKPPTPPPYVYESPPYVYKPPTPPPYVYKSPPTPYNPYQYSTPPPPAY; this is translated from the coding sequence ATGGGAACCAAAATTGGAGCGAGGCCATTGCCTCGACTCCTATATGCAATAGCATTTTGCATAATTGCTATTAAGACTCTTGCTATTGCTGATGACAACCCTTACTACCATGAAGGCAAACAACCATACTACAACTATCCACAACCAACAACACCCCCATCTTACTATTACAAACCACCACCATATAATAACTATCAATCTCCACCTCCATATGCTTACAAATTCCCTCCATATAACTATCAATCTCCACCTCCATACAAATTCCCTCCATATAACTATCAATCTCCACCTCCTTATGAGTACAAATTCCCTCCATATAATTACTATAAATCTCCTCCGCCGTCACCACCACCTCCTTATGTTTACAAACCCCCACCTTATGTTTACAAACCCCCACCATATCACTACAACTCTCCACCTCCTTATGTCTATAAATCACCTCCACCACCTCCATATGTTTACAAGTCCCCGCCTCCTCCACCTTATGTCTATAAATCACCTCCACCTCCTCCATATGTTTACCCGTCTCCTCCTCCACCATCACCGCCACCTCCTTATGTCTACAAATCACCTCCACCTCCTCCATATGTTTACAAGTCCCCACCTCCTCCACCTTATGTCTACCCGTCTCCTCCTCCACCATCACCGCCACCTCCTTATGTCTATAAATCACCTCCACCTCCTCCATATGTTTACAAGTCTCCACCTCCTCCACCTTATGTCTACCCGTCTCCTCCTCCACCATCACCGCCACCTCCTTATGTCTACAAATCACCTCCACCTCCTCCATATGTTTACAAGTCCCCACCTCCTCCACCTTATGTTTATCCATCTCCTCCTCCACCATCACCACCTCCTCCATATATCTACAAGTCGCCACCTCCTCCACCATATGTCTATAACAGTCCACCACCTCCACCCTATGTGTACAACTCACCACCTCCTCCACCTTATGTCTACAAGTCGCCACCTCCACCACCATATGTCTATAAAtcacctcctcctcctccataTGTCTACAaatcaccaccacctcctccataTGTTTACAAATCACCACCATACGTCTACAAGCCACCAACACCTCCTCCATATGTCTACAAATCACCACCATACGTCTACAAGCCACCAACACCTCCCCCATATGTGTATGAATCACCACCATATGTCTACAAGCCACCAACACCTCCTCCATATGTCTACAAATCACCACCATACGTCTACAAGCCACCAACACCTCCCCCATATGTCTACAAATCACCACCATACGTCTACAAGCCACCAACACCTCCCCCATATGTCTACGAATCACCACCATACGTCTACAAGCCACCAACACCTCCCCCATATGTCTACGAATCACCACCATACGTCTACAAGCCACCAACACCTCCTCCATATGTTTACAAGTCCCCACCTACACCATATAATCCCTACCAATATAGCACACCTCCACCCCCTGCCTATTAA
- the LOC123918650 gene encoding extensin-2-like isoform X2, whose amino-acid sequence MGTKIGARPLPRLLYAIAFCIIAIKTLAIADDNPYYHEGKQPYYNYPQPTTPPSYYYKPPPYNNYQSPPPYAYKFPPYNYQSPPPYKFPPYNYQSPPPYEYKFPPYNYYKSPPPSPPPPYVYKPPPYVYKPPPYHYNSPPPYVYKSPPPPPYVYKSPPPPPYVYKSPPPPPYVYPSPPPPSPPPPYVYKSPPPPPYVYKSPPPPPYVYPSPPPPSPPPPYVYKSPPPPPYVYKSPPPPPYVYPSPPPPSPPPPYVYKSPPPPPYVYKSPPPPPYVYPSPPPPSPPPPYIYKSPPPPPYVYNSPPPPPYVYNSPPPPPYVYKSPPPPPYVYKSPPPPPYVYKSPPPPPYVYKSPPYVYKPPTPPPYVYKSPPYVYKPPTPPPYVYESPPYVYKPPTPPPYVYKSPPYVYKPPTPPPYVYKSPPYVYKPPTPPPYVYESPPYVYKPPPYVYKPPTPPPYVYKSPPTPYNPYQYSTPPPPAY is encoded by the exons ATGGGAACCAAAATTGGAGCGAGGCCATTGCCTCGACTCCTATATGCAATAGCATTTTGCATAATTGCTATTAAGACTCTTGCTATTGCTGATGACAACCCTTACTACCATGAAGGCAAACAACCATACTACAACTATCCACAACCAACAACACCCCCATCTTACTATTACAAACCACCACCATATAATAACTATCAATCTCCACCTCCATATGCTTACAAATTCCCTCCATATAACTATCAATCTCCACCTCCATACAAATTCCCTCCATATAACTATCAATCTCCACCTCCTTATGAGTACAAATTCCCTCCATATAATTACTATAAATCTCCTCCGCCGTCACCACCACCTCCTTATGTTTACAAACCCCCACCTTATGTTTACAAACCCCCACCATATCACTACAACTCTCCACCTCCTTATGTCTATAAATCACCTCCACCACCTCCATATGTTTACAAGTCCCCGCCTCCTCCACCTTATGTCTATAAATCACCTCCACCTCCTCCATATGTTTACCCGTCTCCTCCTCCACCATCACCGCCACCTCCTTATGTCTACAAATCACCTCCACCTCCTCCATATGTTTACAAGTCCCCACCTCCTCCACCTTATGTCTACCCGTCTCCTCCTCCACCATCACCGCCACCTCCTTATGTCTATAAATCACCTCCACCTCCTCCATATGTTTACAAGTCTCCACCTCCTCCACCTTATGTCTACCCGTCTCCTCCTCCACCATCACCGCCACCTCCTTATGTCTACAAATCACCTCCACCTCCTCCATATGTTTACAAGTCCCCACCTCCTCCACCTTATGTTTATCCATCTCCTCCTCCACCATCACCACCTCCTCCATATATCTACAAGTCGCCACCTCCTCCACCATATGTCTATAACAGTCCACCACCTCCACCCTATGTGTACAACTCACCACCTCCTCCACCTTATGTCTACAAGTCGCCACCTCCACCACCATATGTCTATAAAtcacctcctcctcctccataTGTCTACAaatcaccaccacctcctccataTGTTTACAAATCACCACCATACGTCTACAAGCCACCAACACCTCCTCCATATGTCTACAAATCACCACCATACGTCTACAAGCCACCAACACCTCCCCCATATGTGTATGAATCACCACCATATGTCTACAAGCCACCAACACCTCCTCCATATGTCTACAAATCACCACCATACGTCTACAAGCCACCAACACCTCCCCCATATGTCTACAAATCACCACCATACGTCTACAAGCCACCAACACCTCCCCCATATGTCTACGAATCACCACCATACGTCTACAAGCCAC CACCATACGTCTACAAGCCACCAACACCTCCTCCATATGTTTACAAGTCCCCACCTACACCATATAATCCCTACCAATATAGCACACCTCCACCCCCTGCCTATTAA
- the LOC123918647 gene encoding extensin-2-like: protein MGTSFGLRHWPQLIYAIAFCILASSVASDNEKPYYAGQPSNYYPHPTPPSHGQPPYYHKPPYHGAQPPHYFKPPPYYYKSPPPPSPSPPPPYVHKSPPYYYNSPPPPSPSPPPPYVYKSPPPPSPSPPTPYVYNSPPPPYVYKSPPPPSPSPPPPYVYKSPPPPSPSPPPPYVYKSPPPPSPSPPPPYVYKSPPPPSPSPPPPYVYKSPPPPSPSPPPPYVYKSPPPPSPSPPPPYVYKSPPPPSPSPPPPYVYKSPPPPSPSPPPPYVYKSPPPPSPSPPPPYVYKSPPPPSPSPPPPYVYKSPPPPSPSPPPPYVYKSPPPPSPSPPPPYVYNSPPPPSPSPPPPYVYKSPPPPSPSPPPPYVYKSPPPPSPSPPPPYVYKSPPPPSPSPPPPYVYKSPPPPSPSPPPPYVYKSPPPPSPSPPPPYIYKSPPPPSPSPPPPYVYKSPPPPSPSPPPPYVYKSPPPPSPSPPPPYYYKSPPPPSPSPPPPYVYKSPPPPSPSPPPPYVYKSPPPPSPSPPPPYYYKSPPPPSPSPPPPYIYKSPPPPSPSPPPPYIYNSPPPPSPSPPPYHPYLYNSPPPPVY, encoded by the coding sequence ATGGGAACTTCATTTGGGTTGAGGCATTGGCCTCAACTCATCTATGCAATAGCATTTTGCATACTTGCAAGCAGTGTTGCTTCTGATAATGAAAAGCCTTATTATGCAGGACAACCAAGCAATTACTACCCACACCCAACACCACCAAGTCATGGACAACCACCTTATTATCACAAACCACCATATCATGGAGCACAACCACCACATTATTTCAAACCACCTCCTTATTATTACAAGTCCCCACCTCCACCGTCTCCATCACCGCCACCTCCTTATGTCCACAAATCTCCACCATATTACTACAATTCTCCACCTCCACCATCACCTTCACCCCCACCACCATATGTTTACAAATCTCCTCCTCCACCATCACCCTCTCCTCCCACACCGTATGTTTACAACTCACCTCCTCCTCCATATGTCTATAAGTCACCACCACCTCCATCCCCGTCACCTCCTCCTCCATATGTCTACAAGTCACCACCTCCTCCATCTCCTTCACCTCCCCCGCCATATGTCTATAAGAGTCCACCACCACCCTctccatcaccaccaccaccatatgTCTATAAGTCACCACCACCTCCATCCCCGTCACCTCCTCCTCCATATGTCTACAAGTCACCACCTCCTCCATCTCCTTCACCTCCCCCGCCATATGTCTATAAGAGTCCACCACCACCCTctccatcaccaccaccaccatatgTCTATAAGTCACCACCACCTCCATCCCCGTCACCTCCTCCTCCATATGTCTACAAGTCACCACCTCCTCCATCTCCATCACCTCCCCCACCATATGTCTATAAGAGTCCACCACCACCCTCtccatcaccaccacctccatATGTCTACAAGTCACCACCTCCACCATCTCCATCCCCACCCCCTCCATATGTTTATAAGTCCCCACCCCCACCATCACCGTCACCTCCACCACCATATGTCTACAAGTCTCCTCCTCCACCATCACCCTCTCCTCCCCCACCATATGTTTACAACTCACCTCCACCTCCGTCCCCTTCCCCTCCTCCTCCTTATGTCTACAAGTCACCACCTCCACCATCCCCGTCTCCACCACCTCCATATGTTTATAAGTCCCCACCCCCACCATCCCCTTCACCCCCTCCACCATATGTCTACAAGTCACCACCTCCACCATCCCCATCCCCACCACCTCCATATGTTTATAAGTCCCCACCCCCACCATCACCTTCACCACCACCTCCATACGTATATAAGTCTCCTCCTCCTCCATCTCCTTCACCACCTCCCCCATATATCTACaagtcaccaccaccaccatcccCTTCACCACCCCCTCCATATGTCTACAAGTCCCCACCCCCACCATCTCCATCCCCACCACCTCCATATGTTTACAAGTCTCCTCCCCCACCATCCCCTTCTCCTCCTCCACCATATTATTATAAGTCCCCTCCTCCTCCTTCTCCTTCACCCCCTCCTCCATATGTGTACAAATCCCCACCTCCACCATCTCCATCACCTCCTCCACCTTATGTCTATAAGTCACCACCACCTCCTTCACCTTCACCTCCTCCTCCATACTACTACAAATCTCCACCTCCACCTTCGCCATCACCTCCTCCACCATATATCTATAAATCACCACCACCTCCTTCACCTTCACCGCCacctccttatatttacaactCTCCACCCCCACCATCTCCATCACCTCCTCCATATCATCCCTACCTCTACAACTCACCCCCGCCTCCCGTGTATTAA